Proteins from a genomic interval of Afifella aestuarii:
- a CDS encoding DNA polymerase Y family protein: MARVVSVYLPFFATERMRLTSTDLPPEAPLALTTRIGAQRLVAAVDATALAHGLKPGMAATQAQLLLPGLTLRDYAPRADAHGLAKLAAWCLARYSPVVMPSPPDGLLLDVTGCTHLFAARTGGQSRNLDEGEDNLLADLAARLARRGLTARLALAGSIGAAHALARFAAPDCTRIAETQNLKGALAPLPVEALRLSPETTQALRRLGFERIGDLIGVKRAPITRRFGHDVFLRLDQALGLSREPLVPLIPSELVSAKLSFVEPVITAEGLAQAVERLCVDLTAVLEARQHGARRLDLHVTRLDRSTGIVSVRMAKPSRAPEHMARLVCEKLAGLDCGLGVEKVLLAAPLTRPLLPEQIASELYGRPQEPDLSTLVDRLANRLGAGRIYRTAPVESDWPERSVRRVAALAPKPRTETPRPENWLRDWPRPARLLADPMPVEVIALLPDYPPALFIWQGRRHRICRADGPERIFGEWWRAPGEIALARDYFQVEDEAGQRFWLFREEAGNRPQRWYLHGFFA, translated from the coding sequence ATGGCACGGGTCGTCTCGGTGTATCTGCCCTTCTTCGCGACGGAGCGGATGCGCCTCACCTCGACCGATCTGCCGCCTGAGGCGCCGCTCGCCTTGACGACGCGCATCGGCGCCCAGCGCCTTGTCGCCGCCGTCGATGCGACCGCCCTGGCGCATGGGTTGAAACCCGGCATGGCGGCGACGCAGGCGCAGCTGCTCCTGCCGGGTCTGACCTTGCGCGACTACGCACCCAGGGCCGACGCTCATGGCCTTGCGAAACTCGCCGCCTGGTGTCTTGCCCGCTACAGCCCCGTCGTGATGCCGTCCCCGCCGGACGGGCTCCTTCTCGATGTCACTGGCTGCACGCATCTTTTTGCGGCCAGGACAGGAGGGCAGAGCCGCAATCTGGACGAAGGCGAGGACAATCTCCTCGCCGATCTCGCCGCCCGTCTTGCCCGCCGGGGTCTGACGGCAAGGCTGGCGCTTGCCGGAAGCATCGGCGCCGCACATGCGCTCGCCCGCTTTGCCGCGCCCGACTGCACCCGCATCGCCGAAACGCAGAACCTCAAAGGCGCACTCGCTCCCTTGCCGGTGGAAGCCCTGCGCCTTTCGCCGGAGACGACGCAGGCTTTGCGCCGGCTCGGCTTCGAGCGGATCGGCGACCTCATCGGAGTCAAGCGTGCACCGATCACCCGCCGCTTCGGCCATGACGTGTTCCTGCGCCTCGATCAGGCGCTCGGCCTGTCGCGCGAGCCGCTCGTCCCCCTCATCCCGTCCGAGCTCGTCTCAGCAAAACTCTCCTTCGTGGAGCCGGTCATCACGGCGGAGGGGCTCGCCCAGGCGGTGGAGCGTCTCTGCGTGGATCTCACCGCCGTCCTGGAGGCACGCCAGCACGGAGCCCGGCGGCTCGACCTTCACGTCACCCGGCTCGATCGCAGCACCGGTATCGTCTCGGTGCGCATGGCAAAGCCCAGCCGCGCGCCAGAGCATATGGCGCGGCTCGTCTGCGAAAAACTTGCCGGCCTCGATTGCGGGCTCGGCGTGGAGAAAGTCCTTCTCGCCGCCCCTCTCACGCGCCCGCTCCTGCCCGAGCAGATCGCCTCGGAGCTTTACGGCCGGCCGCAGGAGCCCGATCTCTCCACCCTCGTCGACCGGCTCGCCAACCGGCTCGGCGCGGGCCGCATCTACCGCACGGCGCCCGTCGAAAGCGACTGGCCGGAGCGCTCGGTGCGCCGGGTCGCGGCCCTTGCCCCGAAACCCAGGACGGAGACGCCGCGGCCGGAAAATTGGCTGCGCGACTGGCCGCGACCGGCGCGGCTTCTGGCCGATCCGATGCCCGTCGAAGTCATCGCGCTTCTGCCCGATTATCCGCCGGCCCTCTTCATCTGGCAGGGGCGCCGCCACCGCATCTGCCGCGCCGACGGGCCGGAGCGGATTTTCGGCGAATGGTGGCGCGCGCCCGGCGAAATCGCACTCGCGCGCGATTATTTCCAGGTCGAGGACGAGGCCGGCCAGCGCTTCTGGCTGTTCCGCGAGGAAGCGGGCAACCGCCCACAGCGCTGGTATCTGCACGGTTTCTTCGCATGA
- a CDS encoding ImuA family protein, whose amino-acid sequence MVGAQHDKEPGAGWRAAVLKELRREVGALEAGARPDAPALAFEAEAIDAHLPEGGLRLGALHEIWGGSATPIDRQATEGTQKTGAAGIEKIGGNGGAEDIAAATLFLAGLLARLSGPVLWCLKARDLFTPSLAAAGLDPDRVIYAETWHERDVLAAMEEGLHHPGLAAVVGEVARLGLTASRRLQLAAESEGVTAFTLLRPHRQTGAEPTAAATRWRIRSAPSLPLMSSSSAAHPVAGIGRGRWRVDLMRCRGADPASFITEACDGTGRLGVSALLRDGADAPHLDRSAA is encoded by the coding sequence ATGGTCGGAGCACAACACGACAAAGAGCCCGGCGCGGGCTGGCGCGCAGCCGTTCTCAAAGAGCTGCGCCGCGAAGTCGGCGCGCTGGAGGCCGGGGCCCGCCCGGATGCGCCGGCGCTCGCCTTCGAGGCGGAGGCCATTGATGCGCATCTGCCGGAGGGGGGATTGCGGCTTGGCGCCCTGCACGAGATCTGGGGCGGGTCCGCCACCCCGATCGACCGCCAGGCTACTGAGGGAACACAAAAAACCGGAGCCGCCGGAATCGAAAAGATCGGCGGGAACGGCGGCGCGGAAGACATCGCCGCCGCCACCTTGTTTCTCGCCGGCCTCCTCGCCCGTCTCTCCGGCCCCGTTCTGTGGTGCCTCAAGGCCCGCGATCTTTTTACCCCGAGTCTTGCAGCCGCCGGTCTCGATCCGGACCGGGTGATCTATGCCGAAACCTGGCACGAGCGCGACGTGCTCGCCGCCATGGAAGAGGGGCTGCACCATCCGGGGCTCGCCGCCGTCGTCGGCGAGGTGGCGCGGCTCGGTCTCACCGCGTCCAGGCGCCTGCAGCTTGCCGCCGAAAGCGAGGGCGTGACGGCCTTCACACTTCTGCGGCCGCATCGCCAGACGGGGGCGGAGCCGACGGCCGCTGCAACACGCTGGCGGATCCGCTCCGCCCCCTCGCTGCCGCTGATGTCATCGTCTTCTGCCGCCCATCCTGTCGCCGGCATCGGGCGCGGGCGCTGGCGTGTCGATCTCATGCGCTGCCGGGGCGCCGATCCGGCGAGCTTCATCACGGAGGCCTGCGATGGCACGGGTCGTCTCGGTGTATCTGCCCTTCTTCGCGACGGAGCGGATGCGCCTCACCTCGACCGATCTGCCGCCTGA
- a CDS encoding putative bifunctional diguanylate cyclase/phosphodiesterase, whose amino-acid sequence MAADEKEEARLRALRELNLLDTAPSENFDRITRLAAQFFETPISAVSLTDVDRQWFKSGVGCGPQIPREHAPCAEVTRSGDVLVVSDLAEDPRFNKGVLVENGVRFYAGAPLVTKEGFTLGSMCVLDTVPREIGKDDEKALRDLAAMVMTQIELQHAIGRIDPVSGLPNRQQFTENLEDLARDFAGERRLAILLDLAPPNQIVQALRVLGPTYLDDLMRLSVEGVRNLKVEGHTVYHVGGAQLLAVIGDADEERVEVELVKRLNMLADFSRGRGAASLSHMACGIAPFILGEVKAGDVLRAAHHAAQDARESDRVVGIYSAATDEEHKRRYALIAALRELLERGGDGELSLVYQPRIDLKTGRCYGAEALLRWDHPEYGSVSPAEFIPLAEQTDLMRPLTSWVKLRAIAQLRAWRDEGYDLRVSINVSAANLEEEEFGLRLASVLAENGVSPSCLEIEFTESTFISNRRRVVKNLTDIRELGVVCAIDDFGTGYSTFSYLHDFPADIIKIDQTFIRKLEPGSRGSILVQSLIHMAGALGYRVVAEGVETQDVADFLIEAGCHEGQGYLFSRPLPPEAFADWLKSHAAERLEGYAA is encoded by the coding sequence ATGGCTGCCGACGAAAAAGAAGAAGCGCGTCTGCGCGCGCTCCGCGAGCTCAATCTTTTGGATACGGCGCCGAGCGAAAACTTCGACCGCATCACCCGTCTTGCTGCGCAATTTTTCGAGACGCCGATTTCGGCGGTTTCTCTCACAGACGTCGATCGGCAATGGTTCAAGTCGGGGGTCGGCTGTGGCCCCCAAATTCCGCGCGAGCATGCCCCTTGCGCTGAGGTGACGCGCTCGGGCGACGTGCTCGTCGTCTCCGATCTCGCCGAGGATCCGCGCTTCAACAAGGGCGTGCTCGTCGAAAACGGGGTGCGCTTTTACGCCGGCGCGCCGCTCGTCACCAAAGAGGGCTTTACGCTCGGCTCCATGTGCGTCCTCGACACGGTTCCCCGTGAGATTGGGAAGGACGACGAGAAGGCGCTGCGCGACCTTGCCGCCATGGTCATGACCCAGATCGAGCTGCAGCATGCCATCGGCCGCATCGATCCGGTAAGCGGCCTGCCCAACCGCCAGCAATTCACGGAAAATCTGGAGGATTTGGCGCGCGATTTTGCTGGCGAGCGGCGGCTGGCGATCCTTCTCGATCTTGCGCCGCCGAACCAGATCGTCCAGGCGCTGCGGGTTCTGGGGCCGACCTATCTCGACGATTTGATGCGCCTGTCAGTCGAGGGCGTGCGCAATCTGAAGGTCGAGGGCCATACGGTCTATCATGTGGGCGGAGCCCAGCTTCTCGCCGTGATCGGCGATGCGGACGAAGAAAGGGTCGAGGTCGAACTCGTCAAGCGGCTCAACATGCTCGCCGATTTCAGTCGTGGCAGGGGAGCGGCGAGCCTGAGCCACATGGCCTGCGGCATCGCCCCTTTCATCCTCGGCGAGGTCAAGGCCGGTGACGTTCTGCGCGCCGCGCATCACGCCGCGCAAGACGCCCGTGAAAGCGACCGGGTCGTCGGTATTTATTCGGCGGCGACCGACGAAGAGCACAAACGCCGCTATGCCCTGATCGCCGCCTTGCGCGAGCTTCTGGAGAGGGGCGGTGACGGAGAGCTGTCCCTCGTCTACCAGCCGCGCATCGATTTGAAGACCGGCCGGTGTTATGGCGCCGAAGCTCTGTTGCGCTGGGATCACCCCGAATACGGGTCCGTGTCCCCGGCCGAATTCATTCCGCTCGCCGAACAGACGGATCTCATGCGTCCGCTCACGTCGTGGGTGAAGCTCCGGGCCATTGCCCAGCTGCGCGCCTGGCGCGACGAAGGCTACGATCTGCGCGTTTCCATCAACGTCTCAGCCGCCAATCTGGAGGAGGAGGAGTTCGGTCTCCGTCTCGCCAGCGTGCTTGCCGAGAACGGCGTCTCGCCGTCGTGCCTGGAGATCGAGTTCACCGAGAGCACCTTCATCTCCAACCGCCGCCGCGTGGTGAAGAACCTGACCGACATCCGCGAGCTCGGCGTCGTCTGCGCCATCGACGATTTCGGCACCGGCTATTCGACCTTCTCCTATCTGCATGATTTCCCGGCCGACATTATTAAGATCGACCAGACATTCATCCGCAAGCTGGAGCCGGGAAGCCGGGGGTCCATTCTGGTGCAGAGCCTCATTCATATGGCCGGTGCGCTTGGCTACCGGGTGGTGGCGGAAGGCGTGGAGACGCAGGATGTCGCCGATTTTCTGATCGAGGCGGGCTGCCATGAAGGCCAGGGCTATCTGTTTTCCCGGCCCCTGCCTCCGGAGGCTTTCGCCGATTGGCTCAAAAGCCATGCGGCGGAGCGGCTGGAGGGATATGCCGCCTGA
- a CDS encoding autotransporter domain-containing protein has product MRISLLRSAFSCVGVGLLAAGFGFPSPSLAGDTAWQATASDTWLDPRNWTSGTPSRDDAAVIDAAPAVRLEGEDAEAGSLAVGASGSGTIRILSRLATQTATIGAETGAAGDATVIGDRANWQNAGSLIVGDEGEGRLSVEGGASLATSSLALGEAPGGAGKLLISGQSLVTVATALIVGKAGIGELQLSSGWLTTDSALLGDSAGAEGIASVSGDRSTWAIARGLTIGGAGSGRIDIAAGGKVASASGTIGDQAGGTGEVAVNGRGSSWTVIDGIAIGTRGSGLLSVSGAASVASGSGVIGAEAGADGKVAINGSDSQWTTGALTVGGKGAGDIEVAAGGTLTSGGSTLGAEAGSDGRVTVSGEGSSWTTKALAIGGSADAGMTGGTGTLHVTAAGTVTSDSASLGETSGATGTAALDGGGSSWTVIDGISIGTRGSGLLSIHTGATLTATDVAAGSKSDGDGTIRMSGSGSRLDARGDLVIGDAGRGQAEIFTGAEAHGIRIVLGRKAGSSGMVRIGGSGSSLESAGDLTVGEAGSGTLTVSGGGHAAAQRMVLGGEADGHGTATVIGEGSALTSRGELVVADAGTGTLQAAGGSAVTAARVVIARQNGSVGTLTIGSENTPVSAGRIEAETIAFEDGTGTLLLNHSDPDYRLDPVLSGNGAVKVLSGTTILTGRSSDFTGTTDIRNARLLVGEEAGSGASLAGTLQVGDNGLLGGTGRVGTTRVGAGGTLSPGADGIGTLSVDGDLTLASGSTYAAELATDGPSDRVDVAGQAVIAGGSLALSGARGPGHYTLLTAREGVTGRFDTLLATSRLFLDLALDYESGALSLAVTRNDVAFQDAATRADQRAVAAAAESLGAGNALYDALLLSPDTATAEAAYSDLSGQVHGAARRAVVEQGRFLRDAVGARLRTALRDETTSRFSPLAYTGEDLLEAPASAALSYAAGQNTGREPRGAHRNVWAKAYGSWGTFSAETGRSGYSVKEGGLIAGLDNMVGSAWRLGSAVVLGRASLNGRDGANAVVDSYGAALYGGRNIGAFGLTGGAAYTFNHIETTRDVVIGEFAERERADDWNRTGQIFGEVSYETSLAALAIEPFAGLAFQHVDGDEISETGDVAGLAGDLESQNLLFSTLGLRASSLFTLPGGRLAVVAGHAGWRHAEGDLAPAANLRFVAGGPGFATQATPVAADTALLGASLSVAIAEMAMLSFSYDGEFAAEGHRHDFNGSFSMRF; this is encoded by the coding sequence ATGCGTATCAGTTTGTTGCGTTCTGCATTTTCGTGCGTGGGAGTCGGCCTTCTGGCCGCAGGTTTTGGATTCCCCTCGCCGAGCCTTGCCGGCGACACCGCCTGGCAGGCCACAGCAAGCGACACCTGGCTCGATCCCCGAAACTGGACCTCCGGCACGCCCTCCCGCGACGATGCGGCCGTGATCGATGCCGCGCCCGCCGTGCGTCTCGAAGGTGAGGATGCAGAGGCTGGGTCGCTCGCCGTCGGCGCTTCGGGAAGCGGCACAATCCGCATCCTGAGCCGTCTTGCGACGCAGACCGCAACGATCGGTGCCGAAACCGGCGCGGCGGGCGACGCCACAGTCATCGGCGACCGCGCCAATTGGCAGAATGCCGGCAGCCTCATCGTCGGCGACGAGGGCGAGGGCAGGCTCAGCGTCGAAGGCGGCGCCTCTCTCGCCACCTCCTCCCTCGCGCTCGGCGAAGCGCCTGGGGGTGCCGGCAAACTCCTCATTTCCGGCCAATCCCTCGTCACGGTCGCCACGGCCCTCATTGTCGGCAAAGCCGGCATCGGCGAGCTTCAGCTTTCCTCCGGCTGGCTCACCACCGACAGCGCCCTCCTCGGCGATTCCGCCGGCGCTGAAGGTATCGCCAGCGTCTCCGGCGATCGCTCAACCTGGGCCATCGCTCGCGGCCTCACGATCGGCGGCGCCGGCTCCGGCCGCATCGACATCGCCGCAGGCGGCAAGGTCGCAAGCGCTTCGGGCACGATCGGCGACCAGGCAGGCGGTACTGGCGAAGTCGCGGTCAACGGGCGCGGCTCGTCCTGGACCGTCATCGATGGAATTGCCATCGGCACGCGCGGCTCGGGGCTTCTCTCCGTCTCGGGCGCCGCGTCGGTCGCCTCTGGCTCCGGAGTGATCGGGGCGGAGGCCGGCGCCGACGGCAAAGTCGCGATCAACGGATCGGACAGCCAATGGACGACGGGCGCGCTCACTGTCGGCGGCAAAGGCGCGGGCGACATTGAGGTCGCGGCTGGCGGAACGCTCACGAGCGGCGGCAGCACGCTCGGCGCCGAGGCCGGCTCAGATGGCCGCGTCACGGTTTCCGGCGAAGGCTCTTCGTGGACGACAAAGGCGCTTGCGATCGGCGGCAGCGCTGACGCGGGAATGACAGGCGGAACCGGCACGCTCCACGTCACGGCGGCAGGAACCGTCACAAGCGACAGTGCGAGCCTCGGAGAAACCTCGGGAGCCACCGGCACCGCCGCTCTCGATGGCGGCGGCTCGTCCTGGACGGTGATCGACGGAATTTCCATCGGCACGCGCGGCTCCGGCCTTCTTTCCATCCATACTGGCGCAACCCTCACCGCGACGGACGTGGCCGCCGGCTCGAAATCCGATGGTGACGGGACGATCCGAATGAGCGGATCAGGCTCCCGCCTCGACGCGCGCGGCGACCTCGTCATCGGCGATGCGGGACGCGGACAGGCGGAGATCTTCACCGGCGCCGAGGCCCATGGCATCCGCATCGTGCTTGGCCGAAAGGCCGGTTCGTCGGGCATGGTGCGGATCGGGGGCAGCGGCTCATCGCTTGAAAGTGCGGGCGATCTGACCGTCGGTGAGGCGGGATCGGGCACACTGACCGTCTCCGGCGGCGGACATGCCGCCGCGCAAAGAATGGTGCTCGGCGGCGAGGCCGATGGACATGGCACCGCGACGGTCATCGGCGAGGGCTCGGCACTCACCTCGCGCGGCGAGCTCGTCGTCGCCGACGCCGGCACTGGCACGCTTCAAGCCGCCGGCGGGAGCGCCGTCACGGCCGCACGTGTCGTTATCGCCCGACAGAACGGCTCTGTGGGCACGCTCACCATCGGCTCTGAAAACACCCCCGTCTCCGCCGGCCGCATCGAGGCTGAGACGATCGCCTTCGAGGACGGGACGGGCACGCTCCTCCTCAACCATTCCGACCCTGATTACAGGCTCGACCCGGTTCTTTCCGGCAATGGCGCCGTCAAAGTTCTTTCCGGCACGACGATCCTGACCGGCCGCTCCTCCGATTTCACCGGCACGACGGACATCCGCAATGCGCGCCTGCTCGTCGGCGAGGAGGCCGGCAGCGGAGCTTCCCTCGCCGGCACGCTTCAAGTCGGCGACAACGGTCTTCTCGGGGGCACCGGCCGCGTCGGCACGACACGCGTCGGTGCAGGCGGCACGCTCTCGCCAGGAGCCGACGGGATCGGCACCTTGTCGGTCGATGGCGATCTCACCCTCGCCTCCGGTTCGACCTATGCCGCAGAGCTCGCCACCGACGGGCCGAGCGACCGTGTCGATGTCGCCGGCCAGGCCGTCATCGCGGGCGGCAGCCTCGCTTTGTCCGGCGCGCGCGGCCCCGGACATTACACGCTCCTGACGGCACGCGAGGGCGTCACCGGCCGCTTCGACACGCTCCTTGCGACGAGCCGGCTCTTCCTCGATCTCGCGCTCGATTACGAGAGCGGCGCCCTGTCGCTTGCCGTCACGCGCAACGACGTCGCCTTTCAGGATGCCGCCACCCGTGCCGATCAGCGTGCCGTCGCCGCGGCGGCCGAAAGCCTCGGTGCCGGTAACGCCCTTTACGACGCCCTCCTGCTTTCGCCCGATACCGCGACTGCCGAAGCCGCCTACAGCGACCTGTCCGGACAGGTGCATGGCGCCGCGCGCCGCGCCGTCGTGGAACAGGGCCGCTTCCTGCGCGACGCGGTCGGAGCGCGCCTGCGGACGGCTTTGCGCGATGAGACAACCTCGCGCTTTTCTCCGCTCGCCTATACGGGCGAGGATCTCCTCGAAGCCCCGGCGAGCGCGGCGCTCTCCTATGCCGCCGGTCAGAACACCGGCCGCGAACCCCGCGGCGCACACCGCAACGTTTGGGCGAAGGCCTATGGCAGCTGGGGGACTTTCTCGGCTGAAACCGGCAGGTCAGGCTACTCGGTCAAGGAAGGCGGGCTCATCGCCGGGCTCGACAATATGGTCGGCTCGGCCTGGCGTCTCGGCAGCGCCGTCGTCCTCGGGCGCGCCTCCCTTAACGGACGCGATGGCGCGAACGCCGTCGTCGACAGCTATGGCGCGGCCCTTTACGGCGGCCGCAACATCGGCGCTTTCGGCCTGACGGGCGGAGCCGCCTATACGTTCAACCATATCGAGACGACGCGCGACGTCGTCATCGGCGAATTCGCCGAACGCGAGCGCGCCGATGACTGGAACCGGACAGGCCAGATCTTCGGCGAGGTGAGCTACGAGACCTCGCTCGCCGCTCTTGCCATCGAGCCCTTTGCCGGCCTCGCCTTCCAGCATGTCGATGGCGACGAGATTTCGGAGACGGGAGACGTGGCAGGGCTTGCCGGAGATCTGGAAAGCCAGAACCTCCTCTTCTCCACGCTCGGCCTGCGCGCCTCGAGCCTCTTCACGCTTCCCGGCGGCCGGCTTGCCGTTGTCGCCGGACATGCCGGCTGGCGCCATGCGGAGGGCGACCTCGCACCCGCCGCGAACCTGCGCTTCGTGGCCGGCGGTCCGGGCTTTGCGACGCAAGCCACGCCGGTTGCCGCCGACACGGCGCTTCTCGGCGCCTCGCTCTCCGTCGCGATCGCTGAAATGGCGATGCTGTCCTTCTCCTACGACGGCGAGTTCGCCGCCGAAGGCCACCGCCACGATTTCAACGGCAGTTTTTCGATGCGGTTTTAG
- a CDS encoding PadR family transcriptional regulator → MHHHHNHPGAERGHHRFGGGRRHRHDACGDQGRAYFEDETFERDMCDDEAEGCDGFGPERRARGAGRGDARRPDDRQDFGDWEAAGGRHGRHGHPFGHEFGRGGGRGHGHDGPHGEPHDPLHGAPRGGPRGGFGGGPRGGPRGGFGGGFGGGFGGDPRGGPDGGFGGGHGSHGGGRGRGGRIFDQGDLRLVILTLIRDEPRHGYDLIKAIEEKLAGAYVPSPGVVYPNLSMLEEMGHASIEERDGRKLYAITEEGRTYLEAHETLVKTIFARMEKVAAAQPSRSAPEVLRAFENLKMALSLRRERGALSKEESQAIAAILDEAARAIEQS, encoded by the coding sequence ATGCATCATCATCACAACCATCCGGGGGCGGAGCGCGGACATCACCGTTTCGGCGGCGGTCGCCGTCACCGGCACGATGCGTGCGGCGATCAGGGCCGCGCGTATTTTGAGGACGAGACCTTCGAACGGGACATGTGCGACGACGAAGCCGAAGGCTGCGACGGTTTCGGGCCTGAGCGCAGGGCGAGAGGAGCTGGCCGCGGCGATGCCCGCAGGCCGGACGATCGCCAAGACTTCGGCGATTGGGAGGCTGCAGGCGGGCGGCACGGTCGCCATGGTCATCCCTTCGGGCATGAGTTTGGACGCGGTGGCGGCCGTGGGCATGGCCATGACGGTCCCCATGGCGAGCCTCATGACCCGCTTCATGGAGCGCCCCGGGGCGGTCCCCGCGGCGGTTTTGGGGGTGGCCCGCGGGGTGGTCCCCGTGGCGGCTTTGGAGGTGGCTTTGGAGGTGGCTTTGGCGGCGACCCCCGGGGTGGTCCGGATGGCGGCTTCGGCGGCGGGCACGGAAGCCATGGCGGTGGACGTGGACGCGGCGGGCGCATCTTCGACCAGGGCGATCTGCGCCTCGTCATCCTGACGCTGATCCGCGACGAGCCGCGCCACGGCTACGACCTCATCAAGGCGATCGAGGAAAAGCTCGCCGGCGCCTATGTGCCGAGCCCGGGCGTCGTATACCCGAACCTCAGCATGCTGGAGGAGATGGGCCACGCCTCGATCGAGGAGCGCGACGGCCGCAAGCTCTATGCGATCACCGAGGAAGGGCGCACCTATCTCGAAGCGCACGAGACGCTGGTGAAGACGATTTTTGCGCGCATGGAGAAAGTGGCGGCGGCACAGCCTTCGCGCTCCGCACCGGAGGTGCTGCGGGCTTTCGAGAACCTCAAAATGGCACTGTCGCTCCGCCGCGAGCGGGGGGCGCTGTCGAAGGAGGAATCGCAGGCGATTGCCGCAATCCTCGACGAGGCGGCGCGCGCCATCGAGCAAAGCTGA
- a CDS encoding spermidine synthase, translated as MLPWLKLDTAPLPAGGEMRLMQRGGDFAIMVGRAELMNSRQSGSEEALAHLACARISNRKRPHILIGGLGMGFTLRAALADLPPEARVTVAELVPAVVAWAGGPLAELYGTSLVDPRVTIVEEDVARLIAEANGTYDAILLDVDNGPDGLVAEDNEAIYAWRGLGAARRALTAGGVLAIWSAAPDRAFAERLRQSGFAVAEQKVRARSNGAGARHVIWLATRSSGDQAARPAPRRRVRR; from the coding sequence TTGCTCCCCTGGCTCAAGCTCGATACGGCGCCGCTGCCGGCAGGCGGCGAAATGCGTCTCATGCAGCGCGGCGGCGATTTCGCCATCATGGTCGGCCGTGCCGAACTGATGAATTCTCGCCAGAGCGGCTCCGAAGAGGCGCTGGCGCATCTCGCCTGTGCGCGGATTTCAAACCGCAAGCGCCCGCATATTCTGATCGGCGGCCTCGGCATGGGGTTCACCTTGCGTGCCGCACTTGCCGATCTTCCGCCGGAAGCGCGCGTCACCGTCGCCGAACTCGTGCCGGCCGTGGTCGCCTGGGCCGGCGGTCCGCTGGCAGAGCTTTACGGCACGAGCCTCGTCGATCCCCGCGTCACGATCGTAGAGGAGGATGTCGCCCGGCTGATCGCCGAGGCGAACGGCACCTATGATGCGATCCTGCTCGATGTCGACAATGGGCCGGACGGTCTCGTCGCCGAAGACAACGAAGCGATCTATGCCTGGCGCGGGCTCGGTGCGGCGCGCCGGGCGCTGACGGCCGGCGGCGTGCTCGCGATCTGGTCGGCGGCCCCCGATCGCGCCTTTGCCGAGAGGCTGCGCCAGTCGGGCTTTGCCGTTGCCGAACAGAAAGTCAGGGCCCGCTCCAACGGCGCCGGCGCGCGCCATGTCATCTGGCTCGCGACGCGCAGCTCCGGCGATCAGGCGGCGCGGCCGGCGCCGCGGCGGCGGGTGCGGCGCTGA